One stretch of Eupeodes corollae chromosome 2, idEupCoro1.1, whole genome shotgun sequence DNA includes these proteins:
- the LOC129948569 gene encoding uncharacterized protein LOC129948569 gives MIQNKTLKMMYNDHLEYIDCPKNAKYEECIEIALERFEIPSKFKEFTKVSNECSEIFEKSTFEYYNLLFPSPAIIFYLNIDNNEVDNKHSEEREPFGKLFNNKRKYCDENYGVPVTRQNCFIGSLPETQFSEEPANKKYKSSLCDTRDIGVVRRTISRRSIRV, from the exons atgattcaaaataaaaccttaaaaatgatGTACAATGATCATTTGGAATACATCGACTGTCCAAAAAACGCCAAATACGAAGAGTGTATTGAAATTG CTCTTGAACGTTTCGAAATCCCATCCAAATTTAAGGAATTTACAAAAGTGTCCAACGAATGcagtgaaatttttgaaaaatctactTTCGAATATTACAACTTGCTTTTTCCAAGTCCAGCAATCATTTTCTATCTCAATATTGATAATAATGAAGTCGATAACAAACATTCAGAAGAAAGAGAACCTTttggtaaattatttaataataagagAAAATATTGTGATGAAAACTATGGAGTACCAGTAACGAGACAAAATTGTTTCATTGGTTCATTACCAGAAACACAATTCAGTGAAGAACCAgcaaataagaaatataaatcaTCTTTGTGTGACACACGAGATATTGGTGTTGTGAGAAGAACAATTTCTAGAAGATCTATTCGAGTTTAG
- the LOC129946645 gene encoding uncharacterized protein LOC129946645 — translation MAQQKTKTLKMMYSGNLEHISCPIKAKYEECIEIARERFEIPEEFKNYIQISNGSRYVFGKHTFEYFNLLFPNPEIIFHIKLDYNGLLGTLDSDSEERTPFTKLNNKRRNTDDHEGVPVTRQNCFIGAIDGNESPLSDIEEPQPKRQRTILTKSRSVVVKKVSSRKSIRI, via the exons ATGGCCCAACAAAAGACCAAGACCTTAAAGATGATGTACAGTGGAAATTTGGAGCATATTTCCTGTCCAATTAAAGCAAAATACGAGGAGTGCATCGAAATTG CTCGTGAACGTTTTGAAATTccagaagaatttaaaaattacatacaaatcTCAAATGGCTCTAGATATGTATTTGGGAAGCATACATTCGAGTACTTCAACTTATTATTCCCAAATCCAGAAATAATATTCCACATAAAATTGGACTACAATGGACTTTTGGGCACTTTGGACTCGGATTCGGAAGaacgaacaccattcaccaaattaaataataaaagaagaaacactGACGATCACGAAGGAGTTCCGGTCACAAGACAGAATTGTTTCATTGGAGCAATTGATGGAAATGAGTCCCCATTGTCAGACATAGAAGAGCCTCAACCAAAGAGACAAAGAACGATCCTTACGAAATCCAGAAGTGTTGTTGTTAAGAAAGTATCATCGAGGAAGTCTATTCGTATTTAA